A single genomic interval of Actinomadura rubteroloni harbors:
- a CDS encoding exonuclease SbcCD subunit D: MRILHTSDWHLGRSFHREDLLAAQAAFVDHLVGTVRAERVDCVVVSGDVYDRALPGVEAVKLADETLARLAALDVRVVVIAGNHDSTRRLGFGSALMDAAGVHVRTDFATVGDPVLVDGVAFYGIPYLEPELVRAPWELDERGHAAALTAAMRRVRADLATRPGTRSVVLAHAFVTGGEASDSERDITVGGAASVPAGVFDGVDYVALGHLHGRQAMTDRVRYSGSPLAYSFSEARHVKGSWLVDLGADGSVAAEFVEAPVPRRLGRLTGTLDDLLSNDEFTDHEDRWVQITLTDADRPSGAMEKLRRRFPHTLVLGYEPRGGDDRPVRTFAERHREKTALDLAADFVAEVTGSAADPAERALLDEAFGDVRRKEARA; the protein is encoded by the coding sequence ATGCGAATCCTCCACACGTCCGACTGGCATCTCGGCCGCTCGTTCCACCGCGAGGACCTGCTCGCCGCGCAGGCGGCCTTCGTCGACCATCTCGTCGGCACGGTGCGCGCGGAACGGGTGGACTGCGTCGTCGTCTCCGGCGACGTCTACGACCGGGCGCTGCCCGGCGTCGAGGCCGTGAAGCTGGCGGACGAGACGCTGGCCCGGCTCGCCGCGCTGGACGTCCGCGTCGTCGTCATCGCGGGCAACCACGACTCGACGCGGCGCCTCGGGTTCGGTTCGGCGCTGATGGACGCGGCGGGCGTGCACGTCCGCACCGACTTCGCGACGGTCGGGGACCCGGTGCTGGTGGACGGCGTCGCGTTCTACGGGATCCCGTATCTCGAACCGGAACTCGTCCGCGCGCCGTGGGAGCTGGACGAGCGCGGGCACGCCGCCGCCCTCACCGCCGCGATGCGCCGCGTCCGCGCCGACCTCGCGACCCGTCCGGGGACGCGGTCGGTGGTGCTCGCGCACGCGTTCGTGACGGGCGGGGAGGCCAGCGACAGCGAGCGCGACATCACCGTCGGCGGCGCGGCGAGCGTCCCGGCCGGGGTGTTCGACGGCGTGGACTATGTCGCGCTCGGGCATCTGCACGGACGGCAGGCGATGACGGACCGCGTCCGCTACTCGGGGTCGCCGCTGGCGTACTCGTTCTCCGAGGCGCGGCACGTGAAGGGCTCGTGGCTGGTGGATCTCGGCGCGGACGGCTCGGTCGCCGCCGAGTTCGTGGAGGCCCCGGTGCCGCGCCGCCTCGGGCGGTTGACCGGCACGCTGGACGACCTGCTGTCGAACGACGAGTTCACCGACCATGAGGACCGCTGGGTCCAGATCACGCTGACGGACGCCGACCGTCCGTCCGGCGCGATGGAGAAGCTGCGCCGCCGGTTCCCGCACACGCTCGTCCTCGGCTACGAACCGCGCGGCGGCGACGACCGTCCCGTCCGGACGTTCGCCGAGCGCCACCGCGAGAAGACCGCCCTGGACCTCGCCGCGGACTTCGTCGCCGAGGTCACCGGGAGCGCGGCGGACCCGGCCGAGCGGGCGCTGCTGGACGAGGCGTTCGGCGACGTCCGCCGCAAGGAGGCCCGCGCGTGA